Genomic segment of Acinetobacter larvae:
CACGGGTATTGATTACCATTGCACCGGCTGTAGAACCTACAGAAATTACTTTGGTCTATCCACATGACTTTAAAGGTGAGAAAGGTCAAGTCAACGTATTGGCACCTGTCGGGGCAGCAATTTTAGGTTTGGCAGAAGGACAACAAATTGAATGGCCACAACCAGATGGTCATTTGATGAAAATAAAAATTGAAAAAGTGACTTATCAGCCTGAACGTGAAGGTAATTTTTTATAATAAATCACATCGACTGTATAGGCATTGCACCTTGATGCAATGCCTATACCAAGTCGGAGGATTTGCCCCCTTAATTGATATGTTGTTGGATCAAAATAGTTTGATCTATAGATCCATCGGACCCACAGAAACAATTACCTTCATCTTAGTCTAGTTTTGGACGTTATATTTCTTTAAATAATAAGCACGAATTTCAGCACGTTGTTCTGCTGTGGTGGCTTGCTGAAGTTTTTGTTTGAGTGTATTGCGTTCAGTGGTGCTCATTTTTTGCCATGCTTCGCGCATATTTTGTTTTTCTTGCTCAGGCAGCTGATTGAACCAATCCATTTTTTGTTGTAAATCTTGGCTTTGATCGACCTTAATTTCTTTTAAATCTTGATAACGCTTGATCAGAAGATACTGTTCTTGTTCAGACAGTTTATTCCAGTTATCGTTGATTTGGCTGTCAGTACTGTCGGAAAGCGTCCAGAAGCGCTCCAAACCAGCAAAGCTGGTTTGGAGGAAACTGCAGAAACACAATGCAAAAACAATTTTTTTAGCTGCCATGGTTTGGTTTTTCCTCACCAAAGACTGCCAACATTTCTAAATCTTCAACCATTTGTGGTGAAAGTTTTGGCGCAACGGCAACTTGTTGATCATAGCCGGTACTGTTCATATCAATGGCACTCGGCAGGATGGCAATGCCCATGATGGCAGCGGCAACAGCGAAACCGGTGAGCTTCCAGCTGCTATAGCTGGCTTTGTTTTCACCATGAACACGATGCATCACTTGCTGAATCAGCAAATTTTTGTGTTGATGATTATTGGCGAGCTCATCCAATTTGGACGTAATTTGTTTATTAAAATCATCATTCTTCATCAGATGATCCTCTCAAATACGGATTTAAATGAGATAAGGTTTTTCTTAAACCTTGTATTGCGCGGTGGTAATGCGTTTTTACACTGCCTTCAGAACAATTCATAATTTGTGCTGTGGTTTGCGTGTCAAAACCTTCCCAAGCGCGCAGCATAAAAGCTTGTTGTTGACGTGTTGGCAGCTGTGCAATCGCTTCGCGGATTTCTTCTACAGTCACCGCCTGATCTAAAAAGGCTAGCGGGTTCGGGGTGCTGTCATCGACCACATCAATGATGGCATCTTCTTCGTCATCATCGAGGCTTACTTTACGAAAAAAAGAAAAAGGCGAAGCACGGCGTGCTTCTTTACGCCGCCAATCTTGTAGTTTGTTATTGAGTATGGTGTAAAACAGGGGATACCATTC
This window contains:
- the rnk gene encoding nucleoside diphosphate kinase regulator, which translates into the protein MSKPNIVISSQDLNRLQSMLDHQAQLSVTMEHLEDELARADVVEPQDVPSNVVTMNARVLITIAPAVEPTEITLVYPHDFKGEKGQVNVLAPVGAAILGLAEGQQIEWPQPDGHLMKIKIEKVTYQPEREGNFL
- a CDS encoding DUF3106 domain-containing protein; amino-acid sequence: MAAKKIVFALCFCSFLQTSFAGLERFWTLSDSTDSQINDNWNKLSEQEQYLLIKRYQDLKEIKVDQSQDLQQKMDWFNQLPEQEKQNMREAWQKMSTTERNTLKQKLQQATTAEQRAEIRAYYLKKYNVQN
- a CDS encoding RNA polymerase sigma factor; this translates as MDLAPKHAQSETDTAHSSNVEQRLKFFMQDVTGRALVMMESATSGQQGIAMDLVQEAFISLHRSYADKSTEEWYPLFYTILNNKLQDWRRKEARRASPFSFFRKVSLDDDEEDAIIDVVDDSTPNPLAFLDQAVTVEEIREAIAQLPTRQQQAFMLRAWEGFDTQTTAQIMNCSEGSVKTHYHRAIQGLRKTLSHLNPYLRGSSDEE